The following proteins are encoded in a genomic region of Aquifex aeolicus VF5:
- a CDS encoding FMN-binding protein has translation MELREKLPLFRMSTLLAILFLLPFYTFSLNKKPEEVLKGLYPSAEIEVEDIILTEEQVKEVEKLSGTKLNTRFVTFYIVKKDGKVLAYGYVDIHRVRTKPEAVLYVISPKGKIELIEVLAFHEPLEYLPPKNWLKLFEGKDINAPLRVKKDIPNVTGATLTARAITKNAKKVLALWQVLFGGKE, from the coding sequence ATGGAACTTCGTGAAAAACTTCCTCTCTTCAGAATGAGCACACTTTTAGCCATTCTTTTCCTCCTCCCTTTTTACACATTTTCTCTGAATAAAAAACCCGAAGAAGTTTTAAAGGGACTCTACCCTTCCGCGGAAATTGAAGTGGAGGACATTATCCTCACCGAAGAACAAGTAAAGGAAGTGGAAAAGCTCTCCGGAACGAAATTAAATACGCGCTTCGTAACCTTTTACATAGTTAAGAAAGATGGGAAGGTACTGGCTTACGGATACGTGGATATACACAGGGTCAGGACAAAACCCGAAGCTGTGCTTTATGTAATATCTCCCAAAGGAAAAATTGAATTAATTGAGGTCCTTGCCTTTCACGAACCCCTTGAGTACCTTCCTCCCAAAAACTGGCTGAAACTCTTCGAAGGAAAGGACATAAACGCACCACTAAGAGTAAAGAAGGACATCCCGAACGTCACGGGTGCAACGCTAACCGCCCGAGCAATAACAAAGAATGCCAAAAAGGTTCTCGCCCTCTGGCAAGTTCTATTCGGAGGAAAAGAATGA